From Scomber japonicus isolate fScoJap1 chromosome 22, fScoJap1.pri, whole genome shotgun sequence, one genomic window encodes:
- the znf16l gene encoding zinc finger protein 16-like yields the protein MSRKRNHSFAETNLSPELHGAFMEPPGSANRADTDFLELEPDEELLCSVSDITEHLGRNITAVLETALSDIRKMVSIRVRVLKMELREKTEEIEVLKARLETGQRDGRDPFTGATSMESSSEAGFRKPELSSGTKHNSADPRRAKAVMPGVKKENIDAICDYLMKDKNSRGCADMEGDQSSQASGDRDARQESDPHSLNLWPESGMAGSGPGHGDSESATDDIFSMLPSGSKRIYDYEWIAPMEYSSDLKVMKEAESDNTPTGETEEEDDDDDDDEDESQRREGGLDQTQAPLSQIQPPDFSMEPRSSPGEGGSPLEGSTDRPEAGQQFPSHTYICSLCGTFCPDSVFLEEHIKLIHSDTAGAQALQALQSTSAAAPTIGDGSSDSRRGGGGGQNEGGTGPGAGAGLGVGFSRVVGPMKKEIKIEGGYECGDCGRHFNYLGNLRQHQRIHTGEKPFMCPECGERFRHAARLKSHRLVHSGAQSPFPCPQCGKGFSVLSGLKRHQRVHTGESPYACPQCGRRFKELGNLYTHQRIHSGATPYCCQQCGRSFRHLGTYKSHRCTPAQ from the exons ATGAGTCGCAAAAGAAATCACAGTTTCGCTGAAACGAACCTGTCCCCTGAACTCCACGGCGCCTTCATGGAGCCTCCAGGGTCAGCGAACCGAGCCGACACCGATTTCCTGGAGCTGGAGCCCGACGAGGAGCTGCTCTGCTCGGTCAGCGACATAACCGAACACCTCGGTAGAAACATCACCGCGGTGCTGGAGACAGCGCTGTCTGACATCCGCAAAATGGTCAGCATTAGAGTACGAGTCTTGAAAATGGAGCTACGCGAGAAGACGGAAGAAATTGAGGTATTAAAAGCGAGGCTGGAGACAGGACAGAGGGATGGTAGAGACCCTTTCACCGGTGCTACCAGCATGGAGTCATCTTCAGAGGCTGGCTTCAGGAAACCAGAGCTCAGCTCCGGCACCAAGCACAACAGCGCTGACCCCCGCAGAGCCAAAGCTGTCATGCCCGGCGTGAAGAAGGAAAATATAGATGCTATTTGTGACTATCTCATGAAGGACAAGAACTCGAGGGGCTGTGCAGATATGGAAGGAGACCAGAGCAGCCAAGCGAGCGGAGACAGGGACGCTCGCCAGGAATCGGATCCGCATTCCCTAAACCTGTGGCCGGAGAGCGGGATGGCTGGCTCCGGGCCTGGACACGGAGACTCAGAGTCAGCTACAGATGACATCTTCAGTATGCTTCCCTCTGGTAGTAAACGCATCTATGACTATGAGTGGATAGCACCTATGGAGTATTCTTCAGACCTGAAAG TGATGAAAGAGGCAGAGAGTGACAACACACCGACCGgtgagacagaagaagaagacgacgacgacgacgatgatgaaGACGAGtcacagaggagggagggggggctggaCCAGACCCAGGCTCCGCTCTCACAAATCCAGCCCCCTGACTTCTCCATGGAGCCCCGGAGCTCtccaggggagggggggagtcCCCTGGAGGGCAGCACAGACAGGCCCGAGGCAG gCCAGCAGTTCCCCAGCCACACCTacatctgctctctgtgtggAACCTTCTGCCCTGACTCTGTGTTCCTGGAGGAACATATTAAACTGATACactcagacacagctggagccCAGGCTCTGCAGGCGCTGCAGTCCACCTCTGCGGCCGCACCCACCATCGGGGACGGCAGCAGCGACTCCAGGAGGGGCGGAGGAGGGGGGCAGAACGAGGGCGGCACAGGACCGGGGGCGGGGGCAGGTTTGGGCGTGGGCTTCAGTCGGGTAGTAGGGCCTATGAAAAAGGAGATTAAAATCGAGGGGGGGTATGAGTGTGGGGACTGTGGTCGACATTTTAACTACCTGGGTAACCTGAGGCAGCACCAGCGCatccacacaggagagaaacccTTCATGTGTCCAGAGTGTGGGGAGAGGTTCCGTCACGCTGCCCGATTAAAAAGCCACAGGCTGGTTCACAGCGGAGCCCAGAGCCCCTTCCCCTGCCCCCAGTGTGGGAAAGGTTTCTCAGTGCTGTCCGGACTCAAGAGACACCAGCGGGTTCACACAGGAGAAAGCCCGTACGCCTGTCCACAGTGTGGCCGGCGCTTTAAGGAGCTGGGGAACCTTTACACCCACCAGAGGATCCACAGTGGAGCTACTCCTTACTGCTGCCAGCAGTGTGGACGTAGCTTCAGACACCTGGGAACCTACAAGAGCCACCGCTGCACCCCAGCACAGTaa